The following DNA comes from Frankia casuarinae.
CAGCGAGGTGAAACCCTTGCGGATGCGGCGCAGGCGGACGGGGTCGGTGGTCTCCAGGCCCAGGAACAGGCTGCGGAACCCGGCCGACACCATGTCGTCCACCAGGGAGCCGTCCAGGTCGACCACGGTCATCCCGTTGGGCAGGTGCAGTTCGACGTCCAGCCCACGGCGGGTGATCTCGCGGCAGATCTCGCGCACCCTGGGCACGTCGAAGGTGAAGTTGTCGTCCTCGACGAAGAACCGGCGGATGCCGTGGTCGGTCACGTAGTGCTCGATCTCGTCGGCGACGTTGTGCGGGCTGCGGGCCCGGAACTTCCTGCCCACGGTGGCGTGCACCGTGCAGAAGGAGCACGAGAAGGGGCAGCCGCGACTGGTGATCAGCGTCGCGGTGGAGTCGTAGCTGCTCATCTCGAGCAGGTTGACCGCCGGCAGGGGCAGGCCGTCCAGATCGGTGAGGAACTCGGTACGCGGCTGCACGTGGACGCCAGGGCCGCCCGGCGGACACCCGCACAGGCCGGTGCCGCAGCGATAGGCCACGCCGGCCAGCCCGGTCAGGGGCGCTCCGTCCAGCAGGGCCTGCACGATCTCGACCACGTTCGACTCGGCCTCGCCCAGCACCAGCGCGTCGAAGGCGGGCTCGGTCATGGCGTGCTGGAAGGCGACCGTGGGGTGCTGACCGCCGAGCACGACCCGGGCGTGCGGCAGGATCCGCCTGGCGAGCCGACCGAGTTCGTAGGCCGGCTCGTAGTACGGGGTGAACATGCAGGACACGCCGACCAGGTCGTAGCCGCGGCGTAGCTGCTGCTCCAGCCGGTCCCAGCGCGCGCCCCAGTGGACCAGGTGCCCCCAGCGCGGATGTGCGGCGACCTTGGCACGGTCGGCCGCCGTGTAGTCGGCCGGGTCGACCACGTGGTTGTCCTCGGTGTTGGCCAGCGCGTCGAAGATGTCGACCTGCATGCCCGCCGCACGCAGGCGGGACGCCAGGTAGGCCAGGCCGATCGGCATGTGTCGACCGATCTCGATCATGCAGGCCCGGATCGGCGGTTTGATCAGAAGTATCCGAGGGGCCCCCTCGGCGGGCGTCCAGGTCATGGTTACCGATCCTCGGCGGGCGTCGCGGCGTTCTCATGGGCCGCGTAGT
Coding sequences within:
- a CDS encoding B12-binding domain-containing radical SAM protein, encoding MTWTPAEGAPRILLIKPPIRACMIEIGRHMPIGLAYLASRLRAAGMQVDIFDALANTEDNHVVDPADYTAADRAKVAAHPRWGHLVHWGARWDRLEQQLRRGYDLVGVSCMFTPYYEPAYELGRLARRILPHARVVLGGQHPTVAFQHAMTEPAFDALVLGEAESNVVEIVQALLDGAPLTGLAGVAYRCGTGLCGCPPGGPGVHVQPRTEFLTDLDGLPLPAVNLLEMSSYDSTATLITSRGCPFSCSFCTVHATVGRKFRARSPHNVADEIEHYVTDHGIRRFFVEDDNFTFDVPRVREICREITRRGLDVELHLPNGMTVVDLDGSLVDDMVSAGFRSLFLGLETTDPVRLRRIRKGFTSLQKVNDGAALFREQGVDVGASLIVGLLGQECSELARDSVNLMLAGVRFWTNPFYPIPGSPDFERCLRTGLITPTTELALYDQFNFAIGSDRLSPAELYWACVVTQAMAQWTGYLLEGAHARRRGAAATTEQALERLVQHSGDLFGPHGELEVPAVPVAVDRQTVRVHPDGCFHSMQRLDPARLPADSCTFTGDVIAAAVTLHTGVAHGGRQNAGTGSPCAFTISTTLADPVGAAVAATVLTELETALTTNMEVLG